Proteins from a single region of Starkeya sp. ORNL1:
- a CDS encoding ribonuclease HII, with protein MTEGKRAGRVRAVRQGLDFNYEREALAAGDAPIAGADEVGRGPWAGPVVAAAVILDPERVPGGLDDSKKLTAPEREALFDIICATAEVAVAFAPPSRIDVHDIRKATLWAIARATASLPRRPRLLLVDGRDLPDVTCAARAIIGGDGLIASIAAASIVAKVTRDRLMASLGLAHPGYGFERHMGYGTPEHAEALARLGVCRHHRTSFAPVRARLEAAE; from the coding sequence ATGACTGAGGGGAAGCGGGCAGGACGAGTACGGGCAGTGCGGCAAGGGCTTGATTTCAATTATGAACGCGAGGCGCTGGCGGCCGGCGATGCTCCCATTGCCGGCGCCGACGAGGTCGGTCGCGGCCCTTGGGCAGGCCCCGTGGTCGCGGCTGCCGTGATCCTCGATCCCGAGCGCGTCCCCGGCGGGCTGGACGATTCCAAGAAGCTCACCGCGCCGGAGCGGGAAGCGCTGTTCGACATCATCTGCGCAACCGCCGAGGTCGCGGTCGCCTTCGCGCCGCCCTCGCGTATCGACGTCCATGACATCCGCAAGGCGACCCTGTGGGCGATCGCCCGCGCCACCGCTTCGCTGCCGCGGCGCCCGCGCTTGCTGCTGGTGGACGGGCGCGATCTGCCGGACGTCACCTGCGCGGCGCGCGCCATCATCGGCGGCGACGGCCTCATCGCCTCCATCGCCGCCGCCTCCATCGTCGCCAAGGTGACGCGCGACCGGCTGATGGCCTCGCTCGGCCTCGCCCATCCCGGCTATGGCTTCGAGCGGCACATGGGCTATGGCACGCCGGAGCATGCCGAGGCGCTGGCGCGGCTCGGCGTCTGCCGTCATCACCGCACCTCCTTCGCCCCGGTGCGCGCCCGCCTCGAAGCGGCGGAGTAA
- a CDS encoding MarC family protein — translation MNWTERFAEFVTLWVVIDPLGTLPVFLAVTSGVEEHTRRRAAILAVLISFAVLVFFVFAGHWLLRSMDVSIYSFQIAGGIVLFLFALTMIHGNVHPEIHPLSERPIDLAIYPLAIPSIASPGAMLAAVVLTDDAGSDLFGRMATVATFALVLLLTLLILLAAGPISRVIGRGGSSVISRVMGMILAALAVDLVLTAVSQWLSLPPI, via the coding sequence ATGAACTGGACCGAACGGTTCGCGGAATTCGTCACCTTGTGGGTGGTGATCGACCCGCTCGGCACGCTCCCGGTCTTCCTGGCCGTCACCTCGGGGGTGGAAGAACACACCCGCCGGCGCGCCGCGATCCTGGCGGTGCTGATCTCGTTCGCGGTGCTGGTGTTCTTCGTGTTCGCCGGCCACTGGCTGCTCAGGAGCATGGACGTCTCCATCTATTCCTTCCAGATTGCCGGCGGCATCGTGCTGTTCCTGTTCGCGCTCACCATGATCCACGGCAATGTCCATCCGGAGATCCACCCCTTGAGCGAGCGGCCGATCGACCTCGCGATCTATCCGCTCGCCATCCCCTCCATCGCCAGCCCCGGCGCCATGCTGGCGGCGGTGGTGCTGACCGACGATGCCGGCTCCGACCTGTTCGGCAGGATGGCGACAGTCGCGACCTTCGCGCTGGTGCTGCTGCTCACGCTGCTGATCCTGCTGGCGGCCGGGCCGATCTCGCGGGTCATCGGACGCGGCGGCTCGTCCGTCATCAGCCGGGTGATGGGGATGATCCTCGCCGCGCTTGCCGTCGATCTGGTGCTGACGGCAGTCAGCCAATGGCTGTCGCTGCCGCCGATCTGA